The Manihot esculenta cultivar AM560-2 chromosome 11, M.esculenta_v8, whole genome shotgun sequence genome includes a region encoding these proteins:
- the LOC110626998 gene encoding probable 2-oxoglutarate-dependent dioxygenase AOP1, which produces MGSLSSPPKIPVVDFSQENLKPGTSSWVSTCKEVMQALEEYGCFEAVYDKVPLEFHKAFFEKLEELYDLPLETKRRNVSNIPYHGYVGNQPFIPAVYQGMGINNAATLEGTQAFTNSIWPEGNEDFCKTALEYSKLIAELEQTVMKMVFESYGAKQTHESHQESITYLFRLMKYRLPEKNEDDLGVGIHTDKCFVAALHQNEVSGLEVKTKDGQWILYEPSSPSSFIVNAGDALMAWSNDRIHAPLHRVVMRGSKEKARYSVGIFSFHKGVVQVPEELIDEQHPLRYKPFNNFDMLRYYNTEEGRAQENTVKAYCGI; this is translated from the exons atggGTTCTCTATCATCACCTCCTAAGATTCCTGTCGTAGATTTTTCCCAAGAAAATTTGAAGCCTGGAACAAGCTCCTGGGTCTCAACTTGCAAGGAAGTCATGCAGGCACTAGAGGAATATGGCTGCTTTGAGGCAGTTTACGATAAAGTTCCTCTTGAATTTCACAAAGCTTTCTTTGAGAAATTGGAAGAACTTTATGATCTTCCTCTCGAGACCAAAAGGAGAAATGTTTCTAATATTCCTTATCATGGGTATGTTGGAAATCAACCTTTTATCCCTGCTGTTTATCAAGGCATGGGCATCAATAATGCTGCCACCCTAGAAGGAACTCAAGCCTTCACCAACTCCATTTGGCCTGAAGGAAACGAGGATTTCTG CAAAACTGCTCTGGAATACTCAAAACTGATAGCAGAGTTAGAGCAAACGGTGATGAAAATGGTGTTTGAGAGCTATGGAGCAAAGCAGACGCATGAGTCCCATCAAGAATCAATTACTTACTTGTTTCGTTTGATGAAATATAGACTACCTGAGAAGAATGAAGATGATCTGGGAGTTGGTATCCATACAGACAAATGCTTCGTAGCTGCGTTACATCAAAATGAAGTCAGTGGTTTGGAGGTGAAGACAAAAGATGGTCAATGGATTCTCTATGAACCATCTTCACCTTCATCCTTCATCGTTAATGCAGGAGATGCACTCATG GCATGGAGCAACGACAGAATTCATGCTCCTCTCCACCGAGTGGTGATGAGAGGAAGCAAAGAAAAAGCAAGGTACTCAGTTGGAatattttctttccataaaGGCGTAGTCCAAGTTCCAGAAGAGCTGATTGATGAGCAGCATCCTCTACGCTATAAACCATTTAATAACTTTGACATGCTGCGTTACTACAACACTGAAGAGGGTCGGGCACAAGAGAATACTGTTAAAGCTTACTGTGGAATTTAA
- the LOC110625477 gene encoding probable 2-oxoglutarate-dependent dioxygenase AOP1 yields MGSLTGAKIPLIDFTTDDLNPGSSSWVCVCRDLCSALEEYGFFIAKYDEVSSRLNEAIFGVSKELFHLPTDIKIKNVNSKPFLGYHGQLAARPLYESFGIDYVTDKEQVHEFTNTMWPSGNSDFSETVYLYSKVMKQLHEKVVRMIFDNYGVDKYYESNKEATTYLLRFLKYRAPQENESNKGLLPHTDKSFLTILHQNHVNGLEVKAKNGEWISLDFAPSSTFVVMAGEAIMGWSNDRIDACEHMVTMKFKETRYSLGLFSFIKGIIQVPEELIDEEEHPLKYKPFDHVGMLHFFATAEGRHHQRTLKAYCGL; encoded by the exons ATGGGTTCCCTTACAGGGGCGAAGATTCCACTCATAGATTTCACTACCGACGACTTGAATCCTGGCTCAAGTTCTTGGGTTTGCGTGTGCAGAGACCTATGCAGCGCCCTTGAAGAGTACGGGTTCTTCATAGCAAAGTATGATGAAGTTTCTTCTCGACTTAATGAAGCTATCTTTGGTGTATCAAAGGAATTGTTTCATCTCCCCACtgacatcaaaatcaaaaaCGTTAACAGTAAGCCATTTCTTGGCTACCATGGCCAACTGGCTGCCCGACCTCTTTATGAAAGTTTCGGCATAGATTATGTCACAGATAAAGAACAAGTTCATGAGTTCACAAACACAATGTGGCCATCTGGGAACAGTGATTTCAG CGAAACTGTGTATTTGTACTCAAAGGTGATGAAACAGCTGCATGAAAAGGTGGTGAGGATGATATTCGACAACTATGGTGTAGACAAGTACTATGAATCCAACAAGGAAGCAACCACTTACCTTCTGCGATTCCTAAAATATCGAGCTCCTCAAGAAAATGAGAGCAATAAAGGTTTGCTTCCTCACACCGACAAAAGCTTCCTTACAATACTTCATCAGAATCACGTCAATGGTTTGGAAGTTAAAGCAAAGAATGGAGAGTGGATTAGTTTAGACTTTGCTCCTTCTTCAACGTTTGTAGTCATGGCAGGCGAAGCAATCATG GGATGGAGCAACGATAGAATTGATGCTTGTGAGCATATGGTGACCATGAAGTTCAAGGAGACGAGATACTCACTGGGCCTATTTTCATTCATCAAGGGGATAATACAAGTACCAGAAGAGTTGATTGATGAAGAAGAGCATCCATTAAAGTATAAGCCATTTGATCATGTGGGTATGCTTCATTTCTTTGCGACAGCTGAAGGTCGCCATCACCAACGGACTTTGAAAGCCTATTGTGGCCTTTGA